In Caproiciproducens sp. NJN-50, the following are encoded in one genomic region:
- a CDS encoding phosphopentomutase, which translates to MGKRIFLIVLDSVGIGAEPDAAEYGDEGSNTLAACAKSADFAMPNMQRLGLFNIDGVACRPGAEKPQGAFARLREISKGKDTTIGHWEIAGIDSPKPLPTYPNGFPPEVIRAFEQGTGRRSLCNKPYSGTDVIRDYGKEHVETGALIVYTSADSVFQIAAHESVVPLEELYRDCKIARGILTGKHGVGRVIARPFVGEYPNFTRTSNRHDFSIEPPNTTMLDQLSKNGRDVIAVGKINDIFAGKGIGEAIRTKDNPDGIERTIELTGRDFEGLCFVNLVDFDMLYGHRNDVEGYAKALSCFDRKLPEILAGLRPDDLLMITADHGCDPSTPSTDHSREYIPWVVCGKPVRAGANLGTLPTFADIGSTVLDYFGIKSEITGTSRLDRILG; encoded by the coding sequence ATGGGTAAAAGAATTTTTTTGATCGTACTGGACAGTGTCGGCATCGGGGCGGAACCGGACGCCGCGGAATACGGGGACGAGGGCAGCAATACGCTCGCGGCCTGCGCGAAGAGCGCCGACTTTGCCATGCCGAACATGCAGCGGCTGGGACTCTTCAATATCGACGGGGTCGCCTGCCGTCCCGGCGCGGAGAAACCGCAGGGCGCGTTCGCCCGCCTCCGTGAAATTTCCAAGGGCAAGGACACGACCATCGGCCACTGGGAAATTGCCGGAATCGATTCTCCAAAGCCGCTGCCGACTTATCCGAACGGTTTTCCTCCGGAGGTGATCCGGGCATTCGAGCAGGGGACCGGCCGCCGTTCGCTTTGCAACAAGCCTTATTCGGGCACCGACGTCATCCGCGACTACGGGAAAGAGCACGTCGAAACCGGCGCGCTGATCGTCTATACGTCGGCGGACAGCGTGTTTCAGATCGCCGCGCACGAGTCGGTCGTCCCGCTGGAAGAATTGTACCGGGACTGTAAAATCGCGCGCGGAATTCTCACGGGGAAGCACGGCGTCGGCCGCGTGATCGCCCGTCCGTTCGTCGGGGAATATCCCAATTTTACGCGCACCTCGAACCGCCACGACTTCTCCATTGAGCCGCCGAACACGACCATGCTCGACCAGCTTTCGAAAAACGGCCGCGACGTGATCGCGGTCGGCAAAATCAACGATATTTTCGCCGGAAAAGGGATTGGCGAGGCAATTCGGACAAAAGATAACCCTGACGGCATTGAGAGGACGATCGAACTGACGGGCCGCGATTTTGAAGGCCTGTGCTTTGTCAATCTGGTGGATTTCGACATGCTTTACGGCCACCGCAACGACGTGGAAGGCTACGCGAAGGCCCTGTCCTGTTTTGACCGGAAACTGCCGGAAATTCTGGCGGGCCTTCGCCCTGACGATCTTCTGATGATTACCGCCGACCACGGCTGCGATCCGTCCACCCCCAGCACCGACCACTCGCGGGAGTACATCCCCTGGGTCGTCTGCGGAAAGCCGGTCCGCGCAGGGGCAAATCTCGGCACGCTGCCGACGTTCGCGGATATCGGCTCGACCGTCCTCGATTATTTCGGGATCAAATCCGAGATCACGGGGACATCAAGGCTTGACAGAATTCTTGGATAA